A stretch of Vulpes lagopus strain Blue_001 chromosome 20, ASM1834538v1, whole genome shotgun sequence DNA encodes these proteins:
- the ZBTB21 gene encoding zinc finger and BTB domain-containing protein 21 isoform X2, translating into MEGLLHYINPAHAISLLSALNEERLKGQLCDVLLIVGDQKFRAHKNVLAASSEYFQSLFTNKENESQTVFQLDFCEPDAFDNVLNYIYSSSLFVEKSSLAAVQELGYSLGISFLTNIVSKTPQAPFPTCPNRKKIFIEDDESSSQKRSVIVCQSRNEAQGKTVSQNQPDLSHTSRPSPSAAVKTSTSKPHVPKAAEPLHSLPLADKSWPKDGSVGYAKPLEHSGPLDDPSRSSLVKRSAPPPSKPPQDREPMDEKAGLSGQLPKGKAIELALKRPRPPVLSLGGSTETPYVLKETHRGGGPGEDRNLLYYSKLGLVVPSSGSGSGKPGIDRSGPLVKSLLRRSLSMDSQVPVYSPSIDLKPSPGPPSAASDVPGAVFCAVAQKAPVKDCGEKAAPEERSPAPQPHRLRSFSASQSTEREGEPAVTEVRIKTEPRSPLADPSDIIRVTVGDPAAATRDLPLKTEDDQKDASRLPAKRRLRTDRRPPLKKVREDEPGSPVSAESFQGGPSPPLPDGEFPDSDLNKDEFEQGNHERLCRNATVCPYCSLRFFSPELKQEHESKCEYKKLTCLDCMRTFKSSFSIWRHQVEVHNQNTMAPAENFSLPVLDHNGDVAAASRPQAQPEPGKANHAVTAKDDTAFSDCSEHVNFDSEDSSCLPEDLSLSKQLKIHVKEEPAEEAEEEAPEARAAPKEAGSSKDSSLWPCEKCGKTFTAHKQLERHQELLCSVKPFICHVCNKAFRTNFRLWSHFQSHMSQATEEPAHKDSEACPAPTNSPSPPPLPPPPPLPKIQPLEPDSPTGLAEHPAPATEKLFVPQESDTLFYHAPPLSAITFKRQFMCKLCHRTFKTAFSLWSHEQSHN; encoded by the exons ATGGAGGGGCTGCTGCATTACATCAACCCGGCACATGCCATCTCTCTGCTGAGTGCGCTCAATGAGGAGCGCCTCAAAGGACAGCTGTGTGACGTGCTTCTGATTGTTGGAGACCAGAAGTTTCGAGCTCATAAAAATGTCTTGGCTGCCAGCAGTGAATACTTCCAGAGTTTATTCACAAACAAGGAGAATGAGTCACAGACTGTCTTTCAGCTTGACTTTTGTGAACCCGATGCTTTTGATAACGTTTTGAACTACATTTACTCTTCTTCTTTATTTGTCGAGAAGAGCAGTCTCGCTGCTGTGCAAGAACTGGGCTACAGCCTTGGGATTTCCTTCCTGACTAACATCGTCTCTAAAACACCTCAGGCCCCCTTTCCAACGTGTCCCAACAGAAAAAAGATATTCATAGAAGATGATGAAAGCAGTTCTCAGAAGAGAAGCGTCATTGTTTGTCAAAGTAGAAACGAAGCACAGGGAAAAACTGTGAGTCAGAATCAACCCGACCTAAGCCATACTTCCCGGCCCTCACCTAGCGCCGCGGTCAAGACCAGCACCAGTAAGCCCCATGTCCCCAAAGCAGCCGAGCCGCTCCACAGTCTGCCACTAGCTGACAAGAGTTGGCCGAAAGATGGTTCGGTGGGCTATGCCAAGCCTCTGGAGCACTCTGGGCCTCTGGATGACCCTTCCCGAAGCAGTTTGGTGAAAAGGAGCGCGCCGCCGCCTTCCAAGCCTCCGCAGGACAGAGAGCCGATGGACGAGAAAGCGGGTCTGAGCGGCCAGCTCCCCAAAGGCAAAGCCATAGAGCTGGCTTTGAAGAGACCCCGGCCCCCGGTCCTGTCCCTCGGAGGCTCGACGGAGACCCCCTACGTGCTAAAGGAAACTCACCGAGGTGGCGGGCCGGGTGAGGACAGGAACTTGCTGTACTACTCGaagctggggctggtggtcccgTCCAGCGGCTCTGGCTCCGGGAAGCCGGGCATCGACAGGAGCGGCCCGCTCGTCAAGAGCCTGCTCAGACGGTCGCTGTCCATGGACAGCCAGGTGCCTGTCTACTCGCCCTCAATAGATCTGAAGCCGTCCCCGGGGCCCCCTTCAGCGGCGAGCGACGTGCCGGGGGCCGTGTTCTGTGCTGTGGCTCAGAAGGCACCTGTAAAGGATTGCGGGGAGAAGGCGGCCCCCGAGGAGCGGAGCCCTGCACCCCAGCCGCACCGCCTGAGATCCTTCAGTGCCTCGCAGTCCacggagagggagggggagccgGCCGTGACCGAGGTTCGCATCAAGACGGAGCCCCGCAGTCCCCTGGCCGACCCCTCCGACATCATCCGTGTCACCGTGGGGGACCCGGCGGCCGCCACCAGGGACCTCCCCTTGAAAACCGAAGACGACCAGAAAGACGCGAGCAGGCTCCCGGCCAAACGGAGGCTCCGGACGGACCGCAGGCCGCCGCTGAAGAAGGTGAGGGAGGACGAGCCCGGGTCCCCAGTGTCCGCAGAGAGCTTCCAGGGGGGCCCGAGCCCCCCGCTCCCCGACGGCGAGTTTCCCGATTCTGACTTGAATAAAGATGAATTTG AGCAAGGAAACCACGAGCGCTTATGCAGGAACGCAACCGTTTGCCCCTACTGCAGCCTTAGGTTTTTCTCGCCGGAGCTCAAGCAGGAGCACGAGAGTAAGTGTGAGTACAAGAAGCTGACGTGTCTGGATTGCATGCGCACCTTCAAGTCCTCCTTCAGCATCTGGCGGCACCAGGTGGAAGTCCACAATCAGAACACCATGGCGCCGGCTGAGAACTTCTCCCTCCCCGTCCTGGACCACAACGGTGACGTGGCGGCCGCCTcccggccccaggcccagcctgaGCCTGGCAAAGCCAACCACGCGGTCACTGCGAAAGACGACACCGCGTTCAGTGACTGTTCAGAGCACGTGAACTTTGACTCGGAAGATTCCTCCTGTCTGCCCGAAGACCTGAGCCTCTCTAAGCAGCTGAAGATCCACGTCAAGGAGGAGCCCGCGGAGGAGGCCGAGGAAGAGGCGCCCGAGGCCCGTGCCGCCCCCAAGGAGGCAGGCTCCAGCAAGGACAGCAGCCTGTGGCCCTGCGAGAAATGTGGCAAGACGTTCACGGCGCACAAGCAGCTGGAGCGGCACCAGGAGCTCCTGTGCTCCGTGAAACCTTTCATCTGCCACGTGTGCAACAAAGCTTTTCGCACCAACTTCCGCCTCTGGAGTCACTTCCAGTCTCACATGTCTCAGGCTACGGAGGAGCCGGCGCATAAAGACTCGGAGGCCTGCCCTGCGCCCACAAACTCTCCGTccccgcccccgctgcccccgcccccgccgctgccCAAGATCCAGCCCCTGGAGCCTGACAGCCCCACGGGGTTGGCCGAGCACCCCGCTCCCGCCACGGAGAAGCTCTTTGTACCCCAGGAATCCGACACGCTTTTTTACCATGCCCCCCCGCTCTCTGCAATCACATTTAAGAGACAGTTCATGTGCAAACTGTGCCACAGGACATTCAAGACAGCCTTCAGCCTTTGGAGTCACGAACAGAGCCACAACTGA
- the ZBTB21 gene encoding zinc finger and BTB domain-containing protein 21 isoform X1, translating into MEGLLHYINPAHAISLLSALNEERLKGQLCDVLLIVGDQKFRAHKNVLAASSEYFQSLFTNKENESQTVFQLDFCEPDAFDNVLNYIYSSSLFVEKSSLAAVQELGYSLGISFLTNIVSKTPQAPFPTCPNRKKIFIEDDESSSQKRSVIVCQSRNEAQGKTVSQNQPDLSHTSRPSPSAAVKTSTSKPHVPKAAEPLHSLPLADKSWPKDGSVGYAKPLEHSGPLDDPSRSSLVKRSAPPPSKPPQDREPMDEKAGLSGQLPKGKAIELALKRPRPPVLSLGGSTETPYVLKETHRGGGPGEDRNLLYYSKLGLVVPSSGSGSGKPGIDRSGPLVKSLLRRSLSMDSQVPVYSPSIDLKPSPGPPSAASDVPGAVFCAVAQKAPVKDCGEKAAPEERSPAPQPHRLRSFSASQSTEREGEPAVTEVRIKTEPRSPLADPSDIIRVTVGDPAAATRDLPLKTEDDQKDASRLPAKRRLRTDRRPPLKKVREDEPGSPVSAESFQGGPSPPLPDGEFPDSDLNKDEFGELEGTRPNKKFKCKHCLKIFRSTAGLHRHVNMYHNPEKPYACDICHKRFHTNFKVWTHCQTQHGIVKNPSPASSSHAVLDEKFQRKLIDIVREREIKKALIIKLRRSKPGFQGQSSSQAQAIKRNLRSRAKGAYICTYCGKAYRFLSQFKQHIKMHPGEKPIGVHRAAKPKEHVALESPVENKEVYQCRLCNAKLSSLLEQGNHERLCRNATVCPYCSLRFFSPELKQEHESKCEYKKLTCLDCMRTFKSSFSIWRHQVEVHNQNTMAPAENFSLPVLDHNGDVAAASRPQAQPEPGKANHAVTAKDDTAFSDCSEHVNFDSEDSSCLPEDLSLSKQLKIHVKEEPAEEAEEEAPEARAAPKEAGSSKDSSLWPCEKCGKTFTAHKQLERHQELLCSVKPFICHVCNKAFRTNFRLWSHFQSHMSQATEEPAHKDSEACPAPTNSPSPPPLPPPPPLPKIQPLEPDSPTGLAEHPAPATEKLFVPQESDTLFYHAPPLSAITFKRQFMCKLCHRTFKTAFSLWSHEQSHN; encoded by the coding sequence ATGGAGGGGCTGCTGCATTACATCAACCCGGCACATGCCATCTCTCTGCTGAGTGCGCTCAATGAGGAGCGCCTCAAAGGACAGCTGTGTGACGTGCTTCTGATTGTTGGAGACCAGAAGTTTCGAGCTCATAAAAATGTCTTGGCTGCCAGCAGTGAATACTTCCAGAGTTTATTCACAAACAAGGAGAATGAGTCACAGACTGTCTTTCAGCTTGACTTTTGTGAACCCGATGCTTTTGATAACGTTTTGAACTACATTTACTCTTCTTCTTTATTTGTCGAGAAGAGCAGTCTCGCTGCTGTGCAAGAACTGGGCTACAGCCTTGGGATTTCCTTCCTGACTAACATCGTCTCTAAAACACCTCAGGCCCCCTTTCCAACGTGTCCCAACAGAAAAAAGATATTCATAGAAGATGATGAAAGCAGTTCTCAGAAGAGAAGCGTCATTGTTTGTCAAAGTAGAAACGAAGCACAGGGAAAAACTGTGAGTCAGAATCAACCCGACCTAAGCCATACTTCCCGGCCCTCACCTAGCGCCGCGGTCAAGACCAGCACCAGTAAGCCCCATGTCCCCAAAGCAGCCGAGCCGCTCCACAGTCTGCCACTAGCTGACAAGAGTTGGCCGAAAGATGGTTCGGTGGGCTATGCCAAGCCTCTGGAGCACTCTGGGCCTCTGGATGACCCTTCCCGAAGCAGTTTGGTGAAAAGGAGCGCGCCGCCGCCTTCCAAGCCTCCGCAGGACAGAGAGCCGATGGACGAGAAAGCGGGTCTGAGCGGCCAGCTCCCCAAAGGCAAAGCCATAGAGCTGGCTTTGAAGAGACCCCGGCCCCCGGTCCTGTCCCTCGGAGGCTCGACGGAGACCCCCTACGTGCTAAAGGAAACTCACCGAGGTGGCGGGCCGGGTGAGGACAGGAACTTGCTGTACTACTCGaagctggggctggtggtcccgTCCAGCGGCTCTGGCTCCGGGAAGCCGGGCATCGACAGGAGCGGCCCGCTCGTCAAGAGCCTGCTCAGACGGTCGCTGTCCATGGACAGCCAGGTGCCTGTCTACTCGCCCTCAATAGATCTGAAGCCGTCCCCGGGGCCCCCTTCAGCGGCGAGCGACGTGCCGGGGGCCGTGTTCTGTGCTGTGGCTCAGAAGGCACCTGTAAAGGATTGCGGGGAGAAGGCGGCCCCCGAGGAGCGGAGCCCTGCACCCCAGCCGCACCGCCTGAGATCCTTCAGTGCCTCGCAGTCCacggagagggagggggagccgGCCGTGACCGAGGTTCGCATCAAGACGGAGCCCCGCAGTCCCCTGGCCGACCCCTCCGACATCATCCGTGTCACCGTGGGGGACCCGGCGGCCGCCACCAGGGACCTCCCCTTGAAAACCGAAGACGACCAGAAAGACGCGAGCAGGCTCCCGGCCAAACGGAGGCTCCGGACGGACCGCAGGCCGCCGCTGAAGAAGGTGAGGGAGGACGAGCCCGGGTCCCCAGTGTCCGCAGAGAGCTTCCAGGGGGGCCCGAGCCCCCCGCTCCCCGACGGCGAGTTTCCCGATTCTGACTTGAATAAAGATGAATTTGGTGAGTTGGAGGGAACAAGaccaaacaaaaaatttaaatgcaaacattGCCTTAAGATCTTTAGATCGACAGCAGGTCTTCACCGGCACGTTAACATGTACCATAACCCCGAGAAGCCCTACGCTTGCGACATCTGTCACAAGCGGTTTCACACAAACTTCAAAGTGTGGACACACTGTCAGACCCAGCACGGCATCGTGAAGAACCCGTCACCGGCCTCTAGTTCACATGCCGTTTTGGATGAGAAATTCCAAAGAAAGCTGATTGACATAgtgcgagagagagagattaagaagGCCCTGATCATTAAGCTGCGGCGCAGCAAGCCTGGGTTCCAGGGGCAGAGTAGCTCCCAGGCCCAGGCCATCAAGAGGAACTTGCGGTCGCGAGCCAAAGGAGCATACATTTGTACTTACTGTGGAAAAGCCTATCGCTTTCTCTCGCAGTTCAAGCAGCACATAAAAATGCACCCGGGAGAAAAGCCCATTGGCGTCCATAGAGCCGCCAAGCCCAAAGAGCATGTCGCTCTCGAGAGTCCGGTAGAGAACAAGGAGGTTTACCAGTGCCGCCTCTGTAATGCTAAGCTCTCTTCTCTTCTAGAGCAAGGAAACCACGAGCGCTTATGCAGGAACGCAACCGTTTGCCCCTACTGCAGCCTTAGGTTTTTCTCGCCGGAGCTCAAGCAGGAGCACGAGAGTAAGTGTGAGTACAAGAAGCTGACGTGTCTGGATTGCATGCGCACCTTCAAGTCCTCCTTCAGCATCTGGCGGCACCAGGTGGAAGTCCACAATCAGAACACCATGGCGCCGGCTGAGAACTTCTCCCTCCCCGTCCTGGACCACAACGGTGACGTGGCGGCCGCCTcccggccccaggcccagcctgaGCCTGGCAAAGCCAACCACGCGGTCACTGCGAAAGACGACACCGCGTTCAGTGACTGTTCAGAGCACGTGAACTTTGACTCGGAAGATTCCTCCTGTCTGCCCGAAGACCTGAGCCTCTCTAAGCAGCTGAAGATCCACGTCAAGGAGGAGCCCGCGGAGGAGGCCGAGGAAGAGGCGCCCGAGGCCCGTGCCGCCCCCAAGGAGGCAGGCTCCAGCAAGGACAGCAGCCTGTGGCCCTGCGAGAAATGTGGCAAGACGTTCACGGCGCACAAGCAGCTGGAGCGGCACCAGGAGCTCCTGTGCTCCGTGAAACCTTTCATCTGCCACGTGTGCAACAAAGCTTTTCGCACCAACTTCCGCCTCTGGAGTCACTTCCAGTCTCACATGTCTCAGGCTACGGAGGAGCCGGCGCATAAAGACTCGGAGGCCTGCCCTGCGCCCACAAACTCTCCGTccccgcccccgctgcccccgcccccgccgctgccCAAGATCCAGCCCCTGGAGCCTGACAGCCCCACGGGGTTGGCCGAGCACCCCGCTCCCGCCACGGAGAAGCTCTTTGTACCCCAGGAATCCGACACGCTTTTTTACCATGCCCCCCCGCTCTCTGCAATCACATTTAAGAGACAGTTCATGTGCAAACTGTGCCACAGGACATTCAAGACAGCCTTCAGCCTTTGGAGTCACGAACAGAGCCACAACTGA